Part of the Streptomyces sp. RFCAC02 genome is shown below.
CTGCGCGCCGACTTCACCGACTTCGCGGAGCTCGACCTCGGCACCGTCGCCGCGGCACAGGTGGACGGTGTCCGCCACGCGAAGGAACTCGGGCTGCTCACCGTCCCGGTCGCGGTCCGCCTGAGCCAGGACGACCGGACGGTGAGCGAGGTGGTCGTCGAGATCGCCCAGTGGCACTGAGACACCACCGGCCGTCCAGGCCACCGTTCTCCCGGCACGCCCGGCGGATCGCGCGCGAGCCGCCGGCTGCCCCCTCCGCGCGCCGCACCGCCCCTTCGCCGCCCCCCACCTTCCGATGAAGGACGATCCGACGTGAGAGGTACACACCACCGATGGCCCGTGTCCGAAGACCGCTGCTGCTCGCCACGGCGACAGCCCTGATCCTCACCCAGGCCCACACTCCCGCACACGCGGCCACCGCGGGACCGCCCACGGCGCGGCACACCGGCCCGGTACCGGCGGCGTACACCCCCGCGCCGGCCCGGGAGGAGGCCGGGATCGTGGACCTGCCGGTCAGCTTCACCGTACGGAACGTCAACCGGTCCCTCGCCGCGTGCGCCACCGACGGCGGCACCTATACCGTGCGGGGACACCTCACCGGGCCCCGCGACCTGCTGCTCGGCGACGGCGACCGGGCCATCACCCTCTATCAGCACGACATCGCCAGCGGCGAGTGGTTCTGGCGCCTCGACGCCGGGGGATACGACTACACGGCCGAACTCGCGGCCCGCGGCCATGTGTCCCTCACGGTCGACCGCCTCGGCTACGGCGCGAGCGACCGGCCGCACGGTGCCGACGTCTGCCTCGGCGGGGACGCCGACATCGCCCACCAGATCGTCCAGCAGCTCCGCGACGGCACCTACACCGTGCCGGACGGCGAACCACCGGCCTTCGAGCGTGTTTTCCTCGCCGGACAGGGCAACGGTGCCCAGCTCACCCAGATCGCCGGCTACTCGTTCCCGGGGATCGACGGTCTCGTCCTCATGGACTGGACCGACCTCGGACTCGACCCCGCGGCCAACGCGCCCTTCCTCGCCGCCCTTCCCACCTGCCTGGCGGGCGCCGACAACGGCTACACGCACTACGACGCCACGCCGGACGACTTCGCCGAGGCGAACTTCGCCGACACGGAAGCCGCGATCCTCGAACAGGCCGTGCCGCTGCGCAACCCGCACCCCTGCGGCGACATGGTGTCCCAGCCGGGTGCCGTCCTCGCCGACATCCGCCACCTGCCCGATGTCGACGTGCCGGTGCTGCTCGTCTTCGGCGCGGCGGACGACCGGGTCGGCGACCCGGAGCAGCAGCGCGCCCTGTTCACCGGCGCCGATACGGAACTCGTCACCGTGCCGGACGCGGGCCACTATCCGGTCTTCTCGCGGGAGGCCACCGTCGTCCACGACGCGGTCGCCGGCTGGCTGACCCGGCACGCCGTCTGACGCGCATCCTCCGGACACCCCGGAGCGTCGCGCGGAAACCCACCTGCGGTCCGGCGGCACCGTTGCCATAATCCAGCGGTGCCCGCTGCCCCAGTGCCCTCCCTCCCCGAACCGGACGAGACGCCGCTCACCGGCGGCAATGTGAGCGACGGTGTCGCACGGGTCGGCGACACCGTGCGCCGGCCCGCCGGTCCGTGGACGCCGGCCGTCCACGCCCTGCTGCGCCACCTGCGCTCCGTCGGCTTCGACGCCGCCCCGCGCCCCCTCGGCATCGACGACCGGGGGCGCGAGATCCTCACCTTCGCGCCGGGGCGCACCCTGTGGCCCGACCGGATGGACCTCCTCGATCCGCCGGAACGGCTGGCCCGTGTCGCCCGACTCGTCCGGGACTACCACGACGCGGCCGCCGGCTTCACCCCGCCGCCCGACGCCGCGTGGCAGTACCTCGTGCCCGTCCCCGACGACGCGCCGACCGTCATCGGGCACCTCGACATCGCCCCCTGGAACCTGGTCGTGGACGAATCCACCGACTCCTGGGTCCTCATCGACTGGGACAACGCCCGGCCCACCACCCGGCTGTGGGACCTCGCCTACGCCTGCCACGGCTTCGTGCGCCTCACGCCGGTCCCCGCCTTCGGCAGGCCCGACCGGCAGACCGCGGACCGGCTGCGGCTCTTCGCCGACGCCTACGGGCTCGACGAGCGCGAGCGCCGCGACCTGGTGCCGCTCCTCGGCGGCCGGGTGCGCGGCATGCACGACTTCCTCGCCGCGCAGGCCGCCCTCGGCGTCGAGCCGTGGGCCACCCACTGGCGCGAGGGCCACGGCGACGCCTGGCGCACGGACGCCGAGTACATCGAGGCCCGCGCGGACCTGTGGCTGCGCGCGCTCCTCGGCTGAGCCCGCCTGCCCGGCTGCTGCTGGACAACCCCCGGGCCACCGCGCAGGATGACCGCACCCGGCCCGCGCACGGCGCCGGTACGGCACGGCGGAGGGCGACGAGCAGGCATGGACCAGGGGACGGCGCACGAGATCCGCATCGAGTACTGCACACGGTGCCGCTGGCTGCCCCGCGCCGCGTGGCTCGCGCAGGAACTGCTCGGCACCTTCGAGGGGGACGTGCGCTCCGTCGCGCTGCGACCGGGCACCGGCGGCGTCTTCCGCGTCTCGGTGGACGACGAGGTGATCTGGGACCGCGCCGAACAGGGCTTTCCCGAACCGACCGCCGTGAAGCGCCTGGTCCGTGACCGGGTGGCCCCGGGACGCTCCCTCGGCCACTCCGACACTCCCTGACCCGCCCGGCGGCCCGGGAACGGCTCGCGGACACCTCGGTCGGCGGTGCCGCACGGCCTCCCGTCGCCCGATGGCCCGGGCACCTCCGGGGACGACCTCCGCCGGAACGTCAGGACTCCGTGCCGTAGGGGCGGAGGGCCACCTGCGCGTCCAGGGAGATGCTGCCGGTCCCGCCGCCGCCGAGCCCGAGCATGCCGTTGAGCAGGGGGCCGAGGACCCCGCATCGGGTGGCCGCCGGCACGGCGAACTCGCTGTCCTCCACGGCGAAGGAGACGACCATCGGGTCCTCGGAGACCACCGAGGTCGCGCGGGTGTCCTGCAGGACGAGGTGGACGGGGTCGCTGTCCGTGCCTATGGAGCACTCCTGCCGGAGCCCCGGCCCGGCCACCTCGAAGCGGAGGGCCAGTTCCCCGCGCCGGGTGTCGTCGGAGAGGAAGTCGGACCAGCCGCCGTACACGGGGGTGAGGCGCCACGGGTGCCCGGGATGCGCAGCGGCTCCGCGCTCATGCGACCGAAGACCTGGTGGAACGCGCCGTCGATGTCTCCCTCGGCGAAGGTGATCGTCATCGGCTGTTCGATGGCGAGGTCGAGACGGCCGAGCCCGAGGCGGCCGACCGCGCTCATCGCCTCGCAGCGCCATGCCCCGGGCTCGGCGCCCTCCGGCAGGGCGTCCGCGGCGGGGCAGGCGTCGAGGTCGAAGCGCGGCTCCGCCGCGCGCGGGGCGGCCTGAGCCCCGCCGGCCAGCCCGAGCGCCGCGGCGGCCACGGCGACGGAGGCCACGACGGCCCGCCGCCACCGGCCGGTGACTCCGCCGGGCGCGGGGACGGCGCGCGAGAGGCGGGCTGAACGAGAAGAGGACGCACGCGACATGGTCATGCTCCCGGTCGGAAGGGTGGGAGCGCCGATCGCCCCACTGCCCACGACCTTACAGAACTTCCTCTGCAGAGAAAAGTCTGCAGAATCGAATCTGCAGAGAAAAGGCGGAAATCCGTCCAGCCTCACTACACTCAGGCCCATGCCGCGACCCGAGACCGACCCGGAAACCGGACCCCCAGCCCGCGAGAAGGTCAGCGACCCGGCCGCCCTCAAGGCGCTGGCCCACCCCCTGCGGCTGCGCATCCTGCGCCACCTCGGCGCGGCCGGGCCGGCCACCTCCACCACGCTCGCCGCCGTCCTCGGGGAGAACACCGGGACTCTCAGCTACCACCTGCGTCAGCTCGCGGCCGGAGGCTTCATCGAGGACGTCCCCGAACGGGCCTCGGGCCGCGAACGCTGGTGGCGCACCGTGCGCGGCCGGGACGTCCGCCGCCCCGCGCCGAGCGAGCTGACGCCGGCCGAGCAGGCCGTCGCCGACACCCTCGACCGCCTCCGGATGGCGGACGACATGCGGCTCGCGGAACGTTTCATCAGCGGCACGGACGCCGCCGAGGGGTGGGCGCGCGGTTCACGCGGTCTGAGCCACCTCACCCGTGAGGAGCTCAACGACTTCCACGACGCCTACCTCGAACTCCTCTCCCGGTTCTCCCGGGGTCCCGAGGAGGCCGCACCGGGCGCCCGGCCCATCGCCCTGCGCTGGTTCGGCGTCCCGGCCGACTGACCGCGGCCGTGCCGGCCGTCACACCCGGTGCTGGCCGCCCGCGGGGGCCGGCGGCGCCGCCGCGGGACCGCCGCCCGTCCAGCGATGCCACCAGTGCCTGCGCCGCGGATG
Proteins encoded:
- a CDS encoding alpha/beta hydrolase, whose translation is MARVRRPLLLATATALILTQAHTPAHAATAGPPTARHTGPVPAAYTPAPAREEAGIVDLPVSFTVRNVNRSLAACATDGGTYTVRGHLTGPRDLLLGDGDRAITLYQHDIASGEWFWRLDAGGYDYTAELAARGHVSLTVDRLGYGASDRPHGADVCLGGDADIAHQIVQQLRDGTYTVPDGEPPAFERVFLAGQGNGAQLTQIAGYSFPGIDGLVLMDWTDLGLDPAANAPFLAALPTCLAGADNGYTHYDATPDDFAEANFADTEAAILEQAVPLRNPHPCGDMVSQPGAVLADIRHLPDVDVPVLLVFGAADDRVGDPEQQRALFTGADTELVTVPDAGHYPVFSREATVVHDAVAGWLTRHAV
- a CDS encoding aminoglycoside phosphotransferase family protein, giving the protein MPAAPVPSLPEPDETPLTGGNVSDGVARVGDTVRRPAGPWTPAVHALLRHLRSVGFDAAPRPLGIDDRGREILTFAPGRTLWPDRMDLLDPPERLARVARLVRDYHDAAAGFTPPPDAAWQYLVPVPDDAPTVIGHLDIAPWNLVVDESTDSWVLIDWDNARPTTRLWDLAYACHGFVRLTPVPAFGRPDRQTADRLRLFADAYGLDERERRDLVPLLGGRVRGMHDFLAAQAALGVEPWATHWREGHGDAWRTDAEYIEARADLWLRALLG
- a CDS encoding SelT/SelW/SelH family protein encodes the protein MDQGTAHEIRIEYCTRCRWLPRAAWLAQELLGTFEGDVRSVALRPGTGGVFRVSVDDEVIWDRAEQGFPEPTAVKRLVRDRVAPGRSLGHSDTP
- a CDS encoding helix-turn-helix domain-containing protein, yielding MPRPETDPETGPPAREKVSDPAALKALAHPLRLRILRHLGAAGPATSTTLAAVLGENTGTLSYHLRQLAAGGFIEDVPERASGRERWWRTVRGRDVRRPAPSELTPAEQAVADTLDRLRMADDMRLAERFISGTDAAEGWARGSRGLSHLTREELNDFHDAYLELLSRFSRGPEEAAPGARPIALRWFGVPAD